From the genome of Oscillatoria sp. FACHB-1407, one region includes:
- a CDS encoding Pepco domain-containing protein, whose protein sequence is MPDDYIVIVTEEADEISVPVEGQRGWGEEVRKRISSLKEVRLPVAQLEQNMSQFLRLIGRLFKQVDQEIGSESGMKLDEVELSVEISGEGEVKLVAGGKAAGKGAIKLKFTRSDKQ, encoded by the coding sequence ATGCCAGATGACTACATTGTGATCGTGACGGAGGAAGCAGACGAAATCTCTGTTCCCGTCGAAGGGCAACGCGGATGGGGTGAAGAGGTTCGCAAACGCATCTCCAGTCTGAAGGAAGTCCGGTTGCCTGTTGCTCAACTAGAGCAAAACATGAGTCAGTTTTTGCGCCTGATCGGTCGCTTGTTCAAACAGGTGGATCAAGAAATTGGGTCAGAATCGGGGATGAAGCTGGATGAGGTGGAGCTTTCGGTGGAGATCAGCGGCGAAGGAGAGGTTAAATTAGTGGCAGGCGGAAAAGCCGCTGGAAAAGGTGCGATTAAGCTGAAGTTTACCCGATCCGATAAGCAGTAA
- a CDS encoding GUN4 domain-containing protein, protein MASNWAIVIGINQYRFLQPLKYAKRDAEAISAFLAQEAKFDRVYLFTDDSPAIGGKPTEPFRANLLRVLRQIFAAPFMQDGDNFWFFFSGHGIPHNGQDYLMPLDGDPEDIENTGISTNTITNYLRSCGADNAVMILDACRSGGKKAGEGVGRQTESEARQTGVISLFSCSPDQYSYELEAIAQGAFTHALLEGLGIRGRCATVERLNQYLEHRVPELVSQHLGRVRQTPYTIAEPLNRAHLILMPQHASLTDIATLKNDAYRAQVNQNWDLAQQLWIRVLAAASGRDMDAIEALQRIAVAKASGTIPIQSQPQPIKSPAQPKSSSLTPPPPAPPLEIPPPPAPPLSRGVGGDLFDIPLESEKGIDYTRLRDLLKAGEWKKADHETYLRMLEAVGRKGGDWIRAEELLNFPCKDLKTIDRLWVHYSNGHFGFSVQKKIYVECGAKLDGKYPGDKIWYKFCDRVGWRKDNRYVNYSDLKFNPSISLMGELPGCGGWLGVGVWWFVDSLLSHRDL, encoded by the coding sequence ATGGCAAGCAATTGGGCGATCGTCATTGGCATTAATCAGTATCGATTTCTGCAACCGCTAAAATACGCCAAGCGGGATGCCGAAGCGATCAGTGCTTTTCTCGCTCAGGAAGCCAAATTCGATCGCGTCTATTTGTTTACCGATGACTCGCCTGCCATTGGCGGCAAGCCAACAGAGCCGTTTCGGGCAAACTTGCTGCGCGTGTTGCGCCAGATCTTTGCAGCACCGTTCATGCAGGATGGTGATAACTTCTGGTTTTTCTTTAGTGGGCATGGCATTCCCCACAATGGGCAAGATTACCTCATGCCTTTGGATGGCGACCCCGAAGACATTGAAAACACAGGCATTTCGACAAACACGATTACGAATTACCTGCGGAGTTGCGGCGCAGATAACGCGGTGATGATTTTGGATGCCTGTCGCAGTGGTGGTAAGAAAGCTGGCGAAGGCGTTGGCAGACAAACAGAGTCAGAAGCCCGACAGACCGGGGTGATCAGTCTCTTTTCGTGCAGTCCTGATCAGTATTCCTATGAACTGGAGGCGATCGCCCAGGGAGCCTTTACCCATGCCCTGTTAGAAGGATTGGGTATTCGCGGTCGGTGTGCCACAGTCGAGCGACTAAACCAATATCTGGAGCATCGCGTACCGGAACTGGTCAGTCAACACTTGGGACGAGTGCGGCAGACCCCCTACACCATTGCCGAACCGCTCAACCGCGCTCACCTGATCTTGATGCCCCAGCACGCCAGCCTGACAGATATTGCCACGCTGAAAAATGATGCCTACCGTGCCCAAGTTAATCAAAACTGGGATTTAGCCCAACAACTGTGGATTCGAGTTTTGGCGGCAGCTTCAGGTCGAGATATGGACGCGATCGAAGCATTGCAAAGGATAGCGGTTGCGAAAGCCAGTGGCACAATCCCGATTCAGTCTCAACCCCAACCAATAAAATCCCCTGCTCAACCTAAATCGTCCTCACTCACTCCTCCACCTCCGGCACCTCCTTTAGAGATCCCCCCGCCTCCGGCACCCCCCTTATCAAGGGGGGTTGGGGGGGATCTGTTCGACATTCCCCTGGAATCAGAGAAGGGGATTGACTACACCCGATTACGCGACCTGCTAAAGGCAGGGGAATGGAAAAAGGCAGACCATGAAACCTATCTGCGAATGCTGGAAGCCGTTGGGCGAAAAGGAGGAGACTGGATTCGGGCTGAGGAACTGCTGAATTTCCCCTGCAAAGACCTGAAGACGATCGATCGCCTCTGGGTGCATTACAGCAACGGACATTTTGGCTTTAGCGTGCAGAAAAAGATTTATGTTGAATGCGGCGCGAAACTGGATGGCAAATATCCGGGTGATAAGATTTGGTATAAGTTTTGCGATCGCGTCGGCTGGCGCAAGGACAACCGCTACGTGAACTACTCCGACCTCAAATTCAATCCTTCAATTTCTCTCATGGGAGAATTACCGGGTTGTGGGGGGTGGTTGGGTGTTGGGGTTTGGTGGTTTGTGGATTCTCTTCTCTCGCACAGAGACTTGTAA
- a CDS encoding transposase — protein sequence MAYHCRNLKAEYCYHITMRCNNREFRLIRLECREILLYALKRCQDKFEFKLYALCIMSNHVHYLMEPNKPNDLPRVMHWLNWFTAMCFNRMLNRTGHFWEKRYHSTGFPISDKRRALNTLRYIHGNPKAANMQQGWFYDFSNYGSYERLTDDGITQWHPAFLALGTTLDICAAAYRKFCKKYKPQPKPEKKSHWGSKLLAEIKAKSQIKKKTSPGQQSLWNEWEAPAEEIRQVAKKFVLANCFDPKIAGIQFEIP from the coding sequence ATGGCGTATCACTGCCGCAATCTTAAAGCTGAGTATTGCTATCACATCACTATGCGCTGCAATAACCGTGAATTTCGCCTGATTCGGCTGGAGTGTAGAGAAATCTTGCTCTACGCCCTCAAGCGATGTCAGGACAAATTTGAGTTCAAACTGTATGCCTTGTGTATCATGAGCAACCATGTGCATTATCTGATGGAACCCAACAAACCAAACGATTTGCCCAGAGTTATGCATTGGCTGAACTGGTTTACAGCTATGTGTTTTAACCGCATGTTGAACCGCACCGGACACTTTTGGGAAAAGCGATATCACAGCACTGGGTTCCCCATCAGCGACAAACGTCGAGCCTTAAACACCCTGCGCTATATCCACGGCAATCCCAAAGCTGCCAATATGCAGCAGGGCTGGTTCTATGACTTCAGCAACTATGGCAGTTATGAGCGATTAACGGATGATGGCATTACCCAATGGCATCCGGCATTTTTGGCGTTGGGAACGACGCTAGACATCTGCGCGGCGGCATATCGCAAGTTTTGCAAGAAGTACAAACCGCAACCTAAGCCAGAGAAGAAAAGTCATTGGGGAAGCAAGCTTTTGGCAGAGATTAAAGCCAAGAGCCAGATCAAAAAGAAAACCAGCCCAGGGCAGCAATCGCTGTGGAACGAGTGGGAAGCCCCGGCAGAAGAAATTCGTCAGGTAGCAAAGAAATTTGTGCTGGCAAATTGTTTTGATCCCAAAATTGCCGGAATTCAGTTTGAAATTCCGTGA
- a CDS encoding type II toxin-antitoxin system Phd/YefM family antitoxin: MTIKIIDIADAQNQLADLIAQVATGVEIILTHQQIPQARLLPIHPASTRRTPGLHRGKITMSPDFDAPLPDQFWTGEP, translated from the coding sequence ATGACTATCAAAATCATTGATATTGCTGATGCTCAAAATCAGTTAGCAGACCTCATTGCTCAGGTTGCAACCGGGGTTGAAATTATTTTGACCCATCAGCAGATTCCGCAGGCACGGCTATTGCCAATTCATCCAGCCTCTACTCGCCGTACCCCAGGACTGCATCGGGGCAAAATCACCATGAGTCCAGACTTCGATGCTCCCCTGCCCGATCAATTCTGGACGGGTGAACCGTGA
- a CDS encoding type II toxin-antitoxin system VapC family toxin — MKLLLDTHAFVWWDSNPEQLSNTALNLLADSTNELLLSVASIWEIQVKRQLGKLSLQSSLSEILTAQQTTNALSILPINVEHVLTLDQLPAIHKDPFDRILIAQAIYEDAVLVSTDSVFASYPVQTIW, encoded by the coding sequence GTGAAACTTCTCCTAGACACCCATGCCTTTGTCTGGTGGGATAGTAATCCAGAGCAACTATCAAATACTGCTCTCAATTTGCTTGCTGACTCTACCAATGAACTATTGTTGAGTGTTGCCAGTATTTGGGAAATTCAAGTCAAGCGTCAGTTGGGAAAACTCAGCTTGCAATCATCCCTTTCTGAAATTTTGACTGCACAGCAAACAACAAATGCTCTCTCTATCTTGCCAATTAACGTAGAGCATGTTTTGACACTCGACCAACTACCAGCGATCCACAAAGATCCCTTCGATCGCATTTTAATTGCTCAAGCGATCTACGAAGATGCAGTGCTTGTCAGTACTGATTCAGTGTTCGCGTCCTATCCCGTTCAAACGATTTGGTAA
- a CDS encoding type II toxin-antitoxin system RelE/ParE family toxin — MTKRIIITPRASQDLDDHFAYISENDVETALRFFDSARLTIAQIARMPGIGSSYPSTNPRLQGLRKWAVKNFKKYLIFYCDRDDAVEIVRILYAAQDINSLLKGGS; from the coding sequence ATGACCAAGCGGATTATTATCACCCCCAGAGCAAGTCAAGATCTTGATGATCACTTCGCGTATATTTCAGAAAATGATGTTGAGACAGCCTTACGCTTTTTTGATTCTGCAAGATTAACGATCGCTCAAATAGCGAGAATGCCAGGTATCGGTAGTTCATATCCGTCTACTAACCCGCGTTTGCAGGGCTTACGCAAATGGGCAGTCAAAAATTTCAAAAAATACCTTATTTTCTATTGCGATCGTGATGATGCTGTAGAAATTGTGCGAATTTTGTATGCCGCACAAGACATCAACAGCCTTTTAAAGGGAGGGAGTTAG
- a CDS encoding ribbon-helix-helix domain-containing protein yields MLNVTLPDQILAFVEEQATAAGFSTVNEYIYHLILREQERIAQQEQIESLLLEGLDSGEPVEVTDDWWTQKRDQLVEQVHQSDT; encoded by the coding sequence ATGCTAAACGTGACACTGCCAGACCAAATTTTAGCGTTTGTAGAAGAACAGGCAACGGCGGCTGGTTTCAGCACGGTCAATGAGTATATTTATCATTTGATTTTGCGAGAGCAGGAACGCATTGCTCAACAAGAGCAGATTGAATCGCTGTTATTAGAGGGGTTGGATAGTGGAGAGCCAGTTGAGGTGACAGATGACTGGTGGACTCAGAAGCGGGATCAACTCGTTGAGCAAGTTCATCAGTCAGATACATGA
- the rnhA gene encoding ribonuclease HI, with protein sequence MLKVSIEDAAKDLRSLLERVSSGEAIILMNQDKEVAHLIPPPERHPASSEAVEPPGAGSNTPRRIQSIYTDGACSGNPGRGGWGTVVYFTDGTVHEMGGADSQTTNNRMEMQAAIAALQFYKESGQPEPITLYTDSEYVMKGATQWIQGWKKKGWKTAAGKAVLNQDLWEEIDRLNSKQVTWKYVRGHSGNVGNERCDAIARSFSMGKPVLN encoded by the coding sequence ATGTTGAAAGTTAGCATTGAGGACGCGGCAAAAGACCTGCGATCGCTCCTGGAGCGCGTCTCAAGTGGTGAAGCAATCATCCTGATGAATCAGGATAAAGAAGTGGCTCACCTCATCCCTCCTCCAGAGCGTCATCCAGCCAGTTCTGAAGCGGTTGAACCACCTGGAGCAGGCAGCAACACCCCTCGCCGGATTCAAAGCATCTACACTGATGGAGCCTGCTCTGGCAACCCCGGACGGGGAGGATGGGGCACGGTAGTCTACTTCACCGATGGCACGGTACATGAGATGGGAGGAGCCGACTCGCAAACGACCAACAACCGCATGGAGATGCAAGCCGCGATCGCCGCTCTCCAGTTCTACAAGGAGTCGGGGCAACCGGAACCGATCACCCTCTACACCGACAGCGAATATGTGATGAAGGGCGCGACACAGTGGATTCAAGGTTGGAAGAAAAAAGGCTGGAAGACGGCGGCAGGTAAGGCAGTCTTGAATCAGGACTTGTGGGAGGAGATCGATCGCCTCAACTCGAAGCAAGTCACCTGGAAATATGTGCGGGGACACAGCGGCAACGTGGGCAATGAGCGGTGTGATGCGATCGCCCGGAGCTTTTCAATGGGTAAGCCTGTATTGAATTGA
- a CDS encoding MBL fold metallo-hydrolase, translating into MYLTWLDSNSWLIEMGNKRILLDPWLVGNLVFGNMPWLFQGMRSQPRPIPEVIDLILLSQGLEDHAHPDTLKQLDRSIPVVASPNAAKVVQELGYSQITSLAHGESYMLTDSVTIQAFPGSPIGPFLTENAYLLREASSGQTLYYEPHGYHAEAVRAIAPVDVVITPMVSLEVPLLGAIIQGHKTALQVAQWLRPQVMLPTAAGGDISFTGFLNSVLRGSGSIADLRTQLAENGLTTQVIEPKPGDRLEISLENRVSV; encoded by the coding sequence ATGTATTTGACCTGGTTAGACAGCAACTCCTGGCTAATTGAGATGGGGAATAAGCGGATTTTGCTTGACCCCTGGTTGGTTGGAAATCTGGTGTTTGGCAATATGCCGTGGCTGTTTCAGGGAATGCGATCGCAACCTCGCCCCATTCCAGAGGTGATCGATCTGATTTTGTTGTCGCAGGGGTTGGAGGATCATGCCCATCCAGACACCTTAAAGCAACTGGATCGCTCCATTCCAGTCGTAGCCTCACCCAATGCGGCAAAGGTAGTGCAGGAGTTGGGGTATAGCCAGATTACCAGCTTGGCGCATGGAGAATCCTACATGCTGACCGATAGCGTCACGATTCAGGCATTTCCCGGTTCGCCGATTGGTCCCTTTTTGACAGAGAATGCTTACCTGCTGCGAGAAGCCAGTAGTGGACAGACGCTCTACTACGAACCTCACGGCTATCACGCCGAGGCAGTTCGGGCGATCGCCCCGGTCGATGTAGTGATCACACCAATGGTCAGTTTGGAAGTTCCTCTCTTAGGCGCAATCATTCAGGGACACAAAACCGCTTTGCAGGTGGCGCAGTGGTTGCGACCCCAGGTGATGTTACCCACCGCAGCAGGTGGTGATATTTCCTTCACCGGATTTCTAAATAGTGTTCTGCGCGGCTCGGGCAGTATTGCAGACTTGCGGACGCAATTGGCGGAGAATGGATTAACAACGCAGGTGATCGAGCCAAAACCGGGCGATCGCCTGGAGATTTCTCTGGAGAACCGCGTGTCGGTGTAA
- a CDS encoding glycosyltransferase → MPGSTWYDSDSYNELEPISALTSDLSEIDDINTHYYRGLGGRRRKAALALTVIWSSTIALHLVSWGSWFVLCVTTFIGIHLLRMLMTRSLPVPQPLTEQDPEKLPFVSLLVAAKNEEAVIPSLVKTLCSLDYPASRYELWVINDNSSDRTGVLLDRLAKDYEQLRVVHRAPDAGGGKSGALNDVWTRARGEILGVFDADAQVPQDLLRRVLPLFERQEVGAVQVRKAIAQAQLATHPDAKNFWIQGQVAEMAIDSYFQQQRIALGGIGELRGNGQFVRRVALASCGGWNEETITDDLDLTVRLHLDHWDIDFLMFPPVIEEGVTRAVGLWHQRNRWAEGGYQRYLDYWRLLARNRLGTRKTVDLFIFWLLQYIMPTAALPDMMMAIARNTMPIFAPMTSLTLTMTVLGMMIGLKRMRLGQATQAQTQHSQSPWTLFFEAVRGTFYMLHWFPVIISMSARLSIRPKQLKWVKTAHHGTDEVWLDVSEQQ, encoded by the coding sequence ATGCCGGGAAGTACTTGGTACGATAGCGATTCCTATAACGAACTGGAGCCGATTAGCGCGCTCACCTCAGACTTATCTGAGATTGATGATATTAATACTCACTATTACCGGGGATTAGGGGGACGCAGACGCAAAGCGGCTCTGGCGTTGACCGTTATTTGGAGCAGTACAATTGCCCTACATTTAGTATCCTGGGGTTCCTGGTTTGTGTTGTGTGTGACGACGTTCATCGGCATTCACCTGCTGCGGATGTTGATGACCCGATCTTTACCCGTACCTCAACCCTTAACCGAACAAGATCCTGAAAAATTACCCTTTGTTTCGTTGCTAGTTGCAGCGAAAAATGAAGAAGCAGTGATTCCCTCGCTGGTCAAAACTCTGTGTAGTTTAGACTATCCTGCTAGCCGCTATGAACTGTGGGTGATCAACGACAACAGCAGCGATCGCACTGGAGTGTTGCTCGATCGGTTGGCAAAAGACTATGAGCAATTGCGGGTGGTGCATCGTGCCCCAGATGCGGGCGGAGGAAAGTCGGGCGCACTGAACGACGTGTGGACTCGTGCCAGAGGCGAAATCCTGGGCGTGTTTGACGCCGATGCTCAGGTACCCCAAGACCTGCTGCGTCGGGTGTTGCCTCTGTTTGAGCGACAAGAAGTTGGTGCCGTGCAGGTGCGGAAGGCGATCGCCCAGGCACAACTGGCAACTCATCCTGATGCCAAAAACTTCTGGATTCAAGGGCAGGTTGCTGAAATGGCAATAGACAGCTACTTCCAGCAACAACGCATTGCCCTGGGTGGCATCGGTGAACTACGTGGCAACGGGCAGTTTGTTCGTCGTGTGGCACTGGCTAGCTGTGGTGGTTGGAATGAAGAAACCATCACTGACGACCTCGACCTGACGGTGCGCCTCCATCTTGATCACTGGGATATTGACTTCCTCATGTTTCCACCTGTGATTGAGGAGGGAGTCACCCGTGCCGTGGGCTTGTGGCACCAGCGCAATCGTTGGGCAGAAGGTGGCTATCAGCGATATCTCGACTACTGGCGGTTGCTGGCTCGAAATCGGTTGGGTACTCGCAAAACGGTTGATCTGTTTATCTTCTGGTTGCTGCAATACATCATGCCCACAGCGGCGTTACCCGACATGATGATGGCGATCGCCCGTAACACGATGCCCATTTTTGCACCCATGACCAGTCTGACGCTGACCATGACCGTGTTGGGCATGATGATTGGCTTGAAGAGAATGCGATTGGGGCAAGCAACACAGGCTCAAACCCAGCATTCCCAATCTCCCTGGACTTTGTTCTTTGAAGCAGTGCGCGGTACATTCTATATGCTTCACTGGTTCCCGGTGATTATCTCGATGTCGGCTCGCCTCTCCATCCGTCCGAAGCAGTTGAAGTGGGTCAAAACCGCTCATCATGGGACAGATGAGGTCTGGCTAGACGTGTCAGAGCAGCAATAG
- a CDS encoding ABC transporter permease codes for METLSPPVKAAPQSSFNKAWKRVLRSLSGKVGLFLTVALMALAILAPVLNPFDPATARDYTSRLVGPSVEHWFGTDGLGRDMLTLVWYGIRISLLVSVFSVGLGLVIGTLLGLVAGYFRGWVETLIGWFTDILLSFPSILLAIAVVTVVGPSLTGVMIAVGIVQIPIFIRLTRSMVLTLREQDFVQTVRAFGATPSRIIFLHILPASLAPLVVQATLSIGTATLEAAGLGFLGLGAQPPTPELGTMLSDSFTGGYSLSSPWTIVFPGLVITLMVLAFNLLGDGLRDGLDPRFNR; via the coding sequence ATGGAAACCCTCTCCCCTCCCGTTAAAGCTGCTCCTCAATCGTCCTTCAACAAAGCCTGGAAGCGTGTATTGCGATCGCTCTCTGGTAAGGTTGGGCTGTTTCTCACCGTGGCGTTGATGGCGTTGGCAATTTTGGCTCCGGTGCTCAATCCCTTTGACCCAGCTACTGCAAGGGATTACACCTCCCGTTTGGTTGGACCCAGTGTAGAGCACTGGTTTGGCACCGATGGGCTAGGGCGAGATATGCTGACGCTGGTGTGGTACGGCATTCGGATTTCGCTACTGGTTAGCGTCTTTTCGGTGGGGTTAGGGTTGGTAATCGGTACGCTGCTGGGGTTGGTCGCCGGATATTTTCGTGGATGGGTGGAGACGCTGATTGGCTGGTTCACGGATATTTTACTGTCGTTTCCGTCGATTTTGCTGGCGATCGCCGTTGTCACGGTCGTGGGTCCCAGTCTGACCGGGGTGATGATTGCAGTGGGCATTGTGCAAATTCCTATCTTTATTCGCCTTACCCGCAGCATGGTGTTGACCCTGCGCGAACAAGATTTTGTCCAGACCGTACGAGCCTTTGGAGCGACCCCCAGCCGCATTATCTTTTTGCACATTCTGCCTGCGAGTCTGGCACCCCTGGTCGTGCAGGCGACCCTCTCGATTGGTACAGCAACGTTAGAAGCGGCAGGTCTGGGCTTTCTCGGTTTGGGTGCCCAACCCCCCACCCCGGAACTAGGAACCATGTTGTCAGATTCCTTTACCGGAGGTTATTCCCTCTCTTCTCCGTGGACAATTGTCTTTCCGGGATTGGTAATCACACTGATGGTGCTGGCGTTTAACCTGCTCGGTGACGGACTGCGAGATGGGTTAGACCCCCGTTTTAATCGATAG
- a CDS encoding ABC transporter permease, with protein MLRYILRRIFGLIPVLLGITLLVFLFLHLIPGDPAVVLGGERATPEQIEIIRENLGLNKPLPLQYLAFLNQILHLDLGRSIITGIPIVEEIRIRWPATFELSVAAMLFAVIVGVPAGILAAVRKNGWVDNLAMSGSLIGVSMPVYWLGLLLIYLFAVNLRWLPPSGRLGINEGFNFNVITGFYLLDSLLQFNLPIFANALSHLILPALTLGTIPLAIVARITRSAMLEVLSQDYIRTARAKGLLERWVISKHALKNALLPVITIIGLQFGTLLGGAILTETIFSWPGIGSWIYEGILARDYPVVQGGVVFVAIVFVLLNLLTDISYAFLDPRIQYK; from the coding sequence ATGCTGCGTTATATCCTCAGGCGCATTTTCGGCTTAATTCCCGTATTGCTGGGCATTACCCTACTTGTCTTTTTGTTTTTGCACCTGATTCCTGGTGATCCAGCCGTAGTGCTGGGAGGTGAACGGGCAACTCCAGAGCAAATCGAAATCATTCGGGAAAATTTGGGTTTAAACAAACCCCTACCCTTGCAATATCTGGCGTTTCTCAATCAGATACTTCACCTCGACTTGGGACGCAGCATTATTACGGGCATCCCGATCGTTGAGGAAATTCGCATCCGTTGGCCCGCCACCTTTGAGTTATCGGTTGCCGCCATGCTATTTGCCGTAATTGTGGGAGTTCCCGCAGGTATCCTGGCAGCGGTTCGTAAAAATGGCTGGGTCGATAATCTCGCGATGAGCGGTTCTCTGATTGGGGTGTCGATGCCCGTGTATTGGCTGGGCTTGCTACTGATTTATCTGTTTGCGGTGAATTTGCGGTGGTTGCCCCCCAGTGGCCGCCTGGGCATTAACGAGGGATTTAACTTTAATGTCATCACTGGGTTTTATTTGCTGGATTCGTTATTGCAATTTAACCTGCCCATTTTTGCCAATGCCCTGTCCCATCTAATCTTGCCTGCCCTGACGCTGGGAACTATTCCCCTGGCGATCGTGGCTCGCATTACTCGCAGTGCCATGTTGGAGGTGTTGTCTCAAGACTACATCCGCACGGCAAGGGCTAAAGGTTTATTAGAACGGTGGGTGATCTCAAAACACGCTCTAAAGAATGCGCTGTTGCCCGTTATCACGATTATCGGGTTGCAGTTTGGCACGTTGCTGGGGGGCGCGATTTTGACGGAGACCATCTTCTCATGGCCCGGTATCGGCTCCTGGATTTATGAGGGCATCTTGGCGCGAGACTATCCAGTTGTGCAGGGCGGTGTCGTGTTTGTGGCGATCGTCTTCGTGTTGCTGAATTTGCTGACAGATATCTCCTATGCCTTTCTCGATCCGAGGATTCAATACAAGTAG
- a CDS encoding ABC transporter substrate-binding protein → MLRQLKRWRTALLVLVAAMTVVLTNCGAPPATDNASSPTGSPAAAGDQTALVFGLGGQPANLEPGNIEDGNSIYAQQQIYNRLIDNAPGSTDLVPSLATEWTASEDGRTWTFKLREGVQFHDGTDFNAEAVKYNVERWWDPNHPEGYRNAGRTYTVWQSLFGGYKGDEASALSAVNVVDDYTVEFVFNEPFAAFPAAISSGYFGIASPTAIQEAGTDYGISGSVAVGTGPYVLQEWISGDRIVLQKNPNYWEQGLPKEEQLVFRFISEPAARVAELRSGSIDFTIDLAPDQLNELKSDTNLATVYRPSFNVGYLGLNTSYEPLSKVEVRQAIAKAINRPEIVQAFWGELGKVDSHFIPESLADFRAKDLGDYEYNPEQAKQMLADAGYPNGFDLELWYMPVSRPYFPTPKPIAEAFAADLSAIGIRVKLNTKDWAAYLDDRNKEPGYQAFMLGWTGDYGDPDNFYYAHFGPGATRDIGSWQDSKVFQLLNDARKVGDEAERIPLYAEVDKILFEQALRIPIVHSQPLNAARSNINGWEPSPLGSESFEQVEKT, encoded by the coding sequence ATGCTCAGGCAATTAAAACGGTGGCGAACCGCATTGCTAGTGCTGGTCGCTGCAATGACTGTCGTTCTAACCAACTGTGGTGCTCCTCCTGCAACGGATAACGCCAGTTCTCCAACTGGGAGTCCTGCGGCAGCAGGCGACCAAACAGCTCTGGTCTTTGGTTTGGGAGGGCAACCTGCCAACTTGGAGCCTGGAAACATTGAGGATGGCAACTCAATCTATGCTCAGCAACAAATTTACAACCGCTTGATTGACAACGCCCCTGGTAGCACTGATTTAGTGCCCAGTTTGGCAACCGAATGGACTGCCTCTGAAGATGGCAGAACCTGGACGTTTAAGCTGCGAGAAGGGGTCCAGTTCCACGATGGCACTGACTTCAATGCAGAAGCAGTGAAATACAACGTAGAACGCTGGTGGGATCCTAACCACCCTGAAGGCTATCGCAATGCAGGTCGCACCTACACGGTTTGGCAGAGCTTGTTTGGCGGGTATAAGGGTGACGAAGCTTCGGCGTTGAGTGCAGTCAACGTTGTAGATGACTACACGGTAGAATTTGTCTTCAACGAACCGTTTGCCGCGTTTCCAGCGGCGATTTCCTCAGGTTATTTTGGCATCGCCAGCCCAACCGCCATTCAGGAAGCCGGAACCGATTATGGGATCTCTGGTTCCGTTGCTGTAGGGACAGGTCCCTATGTGCTGCAAGAGTGGATTTCGGGCGATCGCATCGTTCTCCAAAAGAACCCTAATTACTGGGAGCAGGGCTTACCCAAAGAAGAGCAGTTAGTCTTTCGCTTTATCTCAGAACCCGCTGCTCGGGTAGCAGAACTGCGATCGGGTAGCATTGATTTCACAATTGATTTGGCACCCGACCAATTGAACGAGTTAAAGAGCGACACCAACCTGGCAACGGTTTATCGTCCCTCGTTTAACGTGGGCTATCTGGGACTCAACACCAGTTACGAGCCGCTGTCAAAGGTCGAAGTGCGTCAGGCGATCGCCAAAGCGATTAACCGCCCAGAGATCGTTCAAGCCTTTTGGGGTGAGTTAGGAAAAGTGGATAGTCACTTTATTCCCGAATCGTTGGCAGACTTCCGCGCCAAGGACTTAGGCGACTACGAATACAACCCCGAACAGGCTAAGCAGATGTTAGCCGATGCTGGCTATCCCAACGGCTTTGATCTGGAATTGTGGTACATGCCCGTATCTCGCCCCTACTTCCCAACCCCCAAACCAATCGCTGAAGCCTTTGCAGCTGATTTGAGTGCGATCGGCATTCGAGTCAAGCTCAACACCAAAGACTGGGCAGCTTACCTGGACGATCGCAACAAGGAACCCGGCTATCAAGCCTTTATGTTGGGCTGGACAGGCGACTATGGCGACCCCGATAACTTCTACTACGCGCACTTTGGACCTGGTGCAACTAGAGACATCGGTAGTTGGCAAGATAGCAAAGTCTTCCAGTTGCTCAATGATGCTCGTAAGGTAGGCGATGAGGCTGAGCGCATTCCCCTCTATGCCGAAGTCGATAAAATCCTGTTTGAGCAGGCATTGCGGATTCCCATCGTCCACTCTCAACCACTGAATGCAGCACGTAGCAACATCAATGGCTGGGAGCCAAGCCCTCTCGGTTCTGAGTCCTTTGAGCAGGTTGAGAAAACCTAG